The proteins below are encoded in one region of Xenopus laevis strain J_2021 chromosome 8L, Xenopus_laevis_v10.1, whole genome shotgun sequence:
- the rorc.L gene encoding RAR related orphan receptor C L homeolog (The RefSeq protein has 1 substitution compared to this genomic sequence) has product MSREAVKFGRMSKKQRDLLQAEVKIQLMKEQQMQLPSIPFSADTQGDKTALPSSSERPPSFVSVSWTGHSKWDTSCSARPCPVPKTHPSVQNHHPEKLPTEMGSRKSYFRDHQTYLEHSRLNIIQRLPPSIQSPECYGSPNFSSCLLSDRLISTVELDLLMQNVVCAHRETCKFHQENLQVMRWEAFSPAEIQSFQQKTMDEMWERCVCHITDAIQYIVEFAKRLNGFMELNPNDQIVLLKAGAMELLLIRMSRAFNCYNSTIYFEGKYAPLDLFQSLGCNDLISAMFDLCHSLCDLNLTEHEMAFFSSMVLLDPSQPWLQEKEKVENLHVKLELSFRQLLRRTHRESILCKLPQKGRLLSICQLHMEKLNIFRHMYPGIAWERFPPLYKELFVSETENP; this is encoded by the exons ATGTCACGGGAAG CCGTGAAATTTGGGCGCATGTCGAAGAAGCAGCGGGATCTTTTGCAAGCTGAGGTGAAGATACAGCTGATGAAAGAGCAACAAATGCAGCTTCCCTCTATTCCCTTCAGTGCTGATACCCAAGGAGACAAAACTGCTCTTCCCTCATCTTCTGAGCGGCCACCATCCTTTGTATCTGTCTCATGGACTGGGCACAGCAAATGGGACACCTCCTGTTCAGCTCGGCCATGCCCAGTGCCCAAAACTCATCCTTCAGTCCAGAATCACCACCCAGAGAAGCTTCCGACAGAGATGGGGAGCCGGAAGTCCTATTTTAGGGACCACCAGACTTACCTAGAGCACTCGAGGCTAAACATCATTCAAAGACTTCCTCCCTCTATCCAGAGTCCAGAATGTTATGGGAGCCCAAACTTTTCCAGCTGTCTTCTTTCAGACCGTTTGATTTCTACTGTAGAGTTAG ACCTCCTCATGCAGAATGTTGTATGTGCCCACCGAGAGACGTGTAAGTTTCACCAGGAGAATCTACAAGTGATGAGGTGGGAAGCATTTAGCCCAGCTGAAATACAAAGTTTCCAACAGAAG ACAATGGACGAGATGTGGGAACGCTGTGTGTGTCACATCACCGATGCCATCCAGTATATTGTAGAGTTTGCCAAACGTCTTAATGGCTTCATGGAACTGAATCCCAATGACCAGATCGTTCTTCTAAAAGCTG GGGCTATGGAGTTGCTCCTTATTAGAATGAGTTGTGCTTTCAACTGCTACAACAGCACCATATATTTTGAAGGCAAATATGCTCCTCTGGATCTTTTCCAATCACTAG GCTGCAATGACCTCATTAGTGCCATGTTTGACCTGTGCCATTCTTTGTGTGATCTGAATCTAACTGAACATGAAATGGCCTTCTTCAGCTCCATGGTTCTCCTGGATCCAA gcCAGCCCTGGCTACAAGAGAAAGAGAAGGTAGAAAATCTCCACGTGAAGCTAGAACTGTCCTTCAGACAATTGCTGAGGAGGACTCATCGAGAATCTATTCTTTGCAAG CTTCCACAAAAAGGGAGACTGCTCAGCATCTGTCAGCTGCATATGGAGAAGCTGAATATTTTCCGGCACATGTATCCCGGCATCGCATGGGAGAGATTCCCCCCTCTTTACAAAGAGTTGTTTGTTTCCGAGACAGAGAACCCTTGA
- the lingo4.L gene encoding leucine-rich repeat and immunoglobulin-like domain-containing nogo receptor-interacting protein 4 has product MVMGRTTPMPSFHLEPRILIMCIGVLIRALCSCCPAPCECPTRDNSTLCRRRFLSMVPSDIPIFSQTLDLSHNYIRAVPSNSFTHLKYLQELDLSYNQLSRVEPGLFSGLPALRVLLLHHNELKLLPPGIFLGMPALSWLDVRGNQLVILLDQTFQGLGELKHLETGENPLLFISPGAFLALPQLQRLGLEDTKLNNVPIGALTALPRLSELRLGGISKSILRDLSFPDLPLLRVLEIDCWPSLGILEPHSLSGLNLSSFSVTHGNLTTIPEEALKAQIYLRTLDLSNNPISELPARGFSTLRRLEELRLSSGRLHYVPSAAFYGLGHLRMLDLSDNPLTWLAEDALPSPLGGLETLLLSNTMLSCDCRLCWLLHRGLRFGGKSPICASPDSLRGMVIPDDPEKLCPDLFTCQPPIIVNLGPRKLKVREGDILTISCNSLGVPQPSIQWVLPQNPQLEDIRTTEVVTACPTTRLPYNISPQTVFPTTDAHEIPDRTVQVPTPAMPAAKRITISPDDTLQFDPVQTEHAGAYLCVATNMVGNDSTWVHLEVVPFNGSNVPSSVATMNGHLLVVITAGGILPFISSVTLCFIFMFLWSRGRGNIKHRAHIEYVPRGNRGSTDTEENKFTMKLL; this is encoded by the coding sequence ATGGTAATGGGAAGGACAACACCAATGCCCAGTTTCCACCTGGAGCCACGAATCTTAATCATGTGCATTGGAGTTTTGATCAGAGCCCTCTGTTCTTGCTGCCCTGCCCCCTGTGAGTGTCCCACTCGTGACAATTCCACCCTTTGTCGGCGCCGTTTTCTGAGCATGGTTCCCTCAGACATCCCAATATTTTCTCAAACGTTAGACCTTAGTCACAACTATATCAGAGCAGTGCCATCGAACTCCTTCACACACCTTAAGTATCTCCAAGAGCTGGACTTAAGTTACAATCAACTTTCTAGGGTGGAACCAGGACTTTTCAGCGGTTTGCCTGCACTCAGGGTCCTGCTTCTCCACCATAATGAGCTCAAACTGTTGCCTCCTGGGATCTTTTTAGGCATGCCAGCCCTGTCATGGTTAGATGTCCGTGGAAACCAGTTGGTCATTTTGCTAGACCAAACTTTTCAAGGTCTTGGGGAACTGAAGCACCTGGAGACTGGTGAAAACCCCCTGCTCTTCATATCTCCTGGTGCTTTTTTGGCGTTGCCTCAGCTGCAAAGATTGGGTTTGGAGGACACTAAACTCAATAATGTCCCCATAGGTGCTCTTACAGCACTTCCACGGCTTTCCGAACTGCGTTTGGGAGGAATCAGCAAGAGCATTCTTCGAGACCTTTCCTTCCCCGATTTGCCCTTGCTGCGAGTGCTAGAAATAGACTGCTGGCCTTCTTTAGGGATTCTTGAGCCTCACAGCCTGTCTGGTTTAAATCTTAGCTCGTTTTCTGTAACCCATGGAAATCTTACCACAATCCCAGAGGAGGCACTTAAAGCCCAGATTTACCTCCGGACGCTGGACCTCTCCAACAACCCAATCTCTGAGCTCCCAGCCAGAGGTTTCAGCACACTACGGAGGTTGGAGGAGCTGAGGCTGAGCAGTGGGAGGCTGCATTATGTACCTTCTGCAGCCTTCTATGGCCTTGGACATCTCCGCATGCTTGATCTTTCAGACAATCCCCTCACTTGGCTTGCAGAGGATGCCTTGCCTTCTCCTCTTGGAGGCCTGGAGACTCTTCTCCTCTCTAATACCATGTTGTCCTGTGATTGCAGGCTCTGTTGGCTTCTCCATCGTGGACTTCGTTTTGGGGGAAAATCCCCCATTTGTGCATCTCCAGACTCACTAAGAGGAATGGTGATCCCTGACGATCCAGAAAAACTTTGCCCAGACTTATTTACATGCCAGCCCCCAATTATAGTAAATCTTGGACCACGCAAGTTAAAGGTCAGAGAAGGAGATATACTAACCATCTCCTGCAACAGTTTGGGAGTCCCACAACCTTCTATCCAATGGGTGCTACCACAAAACCCTCAGTTGGAGGACATCAGGACAACAGAGGTAGTGACTGCATGTCCAACTACCAGGCTGCCTTATAACATATCACCACAAACAGTCTTTCCAACCACAGATGCTCATGAGATACCTGACCGGACTGTACAGGTACCAACTCCTGCAATGCCAGCTGCCAAGAGGATCACCATTAGCCCAGATGACACTCTTCAATTTGATCCTGTACAAACAGAGCATGCAGGGGCTTATCTTTGTGTGGCCACCAACATGGTTGGAAATGACTCCACTTGGGTGCATTTGGAAGTCGTGCCTTTTAACGGCAGCAATGTGCCCTCTTCAGTGGCCACAATGAATGGTCACCTCCTAGTGGTCATAACAGCTGGTGGCATTCTGCCCTTCATCAGCTCCGTGACCCTGTGCTTCATCTTCATGTTCCTTTGGAGCCGGGGAAGGGGGAACATCAAACACAGAGCTCACATCGAATATGTGCCACGGGGGAACCGAGGGTCAACAGATACAGAGGAAAACAAATTCACAATGAAGCTGCTCTAA
- the rorc.L gene encoding RAR related orphan receptor C L homeolog isoform X1: MSREAVKFGRMSKKQRDLLQAEVKIQLMKEQQMQLPSIPFSADTQGDKTALPSSSERPPSFVSVSWTGHSKWDTSCSARPCPVPKTHPSVQNHHPEKLPTEMGSRKSYFRDHQTYLEHSRLNIIQRLPPSIQSPECYGSPNFSSCLLSDRLISTVELDLLMQNVVCAHRETCKFHQENLQVMRWEAFSPAEIQSFQQKTMDEMWERCVCHITDAIQYIVEFAKRLNGFMELNPNDQIVLLKAGAMELLLIRMSCAFNCYNSTIYFEGKYAPLDLFQSLGCNDLISAMFDLCHSLCDLNLTEHEMAFFSSMVLLDPSQPWLQEKEKVENLHVKLELSFRQLLRRTHRESILCKLPQKGRLLSICQLHMEKLNIFRHMYPGIAWERFPPLYKELFVSETENP; this comes from the exons ATGTCACGGGAAG CCGTGAAATTTGGGCGCATGTCGAAGAAGCAGCGGGATCTTTTGCAAGCTGAGGTGAAGATACAGCTGATGAAAGAGCAACAAATGCAGCTTCCCTCTATTCCCTTCAGTGCTGATACCCAAGGAGACAAAACTGCTCTTCCCTCATCTTCTGAGCGGCCACCATCCTTTGTATCTGTCTCATGGACTGGGCACAGCAAATGGGACACCTCCTGTTCAGCTCGGCCATGCCCAGTGCCCAAAACTCATCCTTCAGTCCAGAATCACCACCCAGAGAAGCTTCCGACAGAGATGGGGAGCCGGAAGTCCTATTTTAGGGACCACCAGACTTACCTAGAGCACTCGAGGCTAAACATCATTCAAAGACTTCCTCCCTCTATCCAGAGTCCAGAATGTTATGGGAGCCCAAACTTTTCCAGCTGTCTTCTTTCAGACCGTTTGATTTCTACTGTAGAGTTAG ACCTCCTCATGCAGAATGTTGTATGTGCCCACCGAGAGACGTGTAAGTTTCACCAGGAGAATCTACAAGTGATGAGGTGGGAAGCATTTAGCCCAGCTGAAATACAAAGTTTCCAACAGAAG ACAATGGACGAGATGTGGGAACGCTGTGTGTGTCACATCACCGATGCCATCCAGTATATTGTAGAGTTTGCCAAACGTCTTAATGGCTTCATGGAACTGAATCCCAATGACCAGATCGTTCTTCTAAAAGCTG GGGCTATGGAGTTGCTCCTTATTAGAATGAGTTGTGCTTTCAACTGCTACAACAGCACCATATATTTTGAAGGCAAATATGCTCCTCTGGATCTTTTCCAATCACTAG GCTGCAATGACCTCATTAGTGCCATGTTTGACCTGTGCCATTCTTTGTGTGATCTGAATCTAACTGAACATGAAATGGCCTTCTTCAGCTCCATGGTTCTCCTGGATCCAA gcCAGCCCTGGCTACAAGAGAAAGAGAAGGTAGAAAATCTCCACGTGAAGCTAGAACTGTCCTTCAGACAATTGCTGAGGAGGACTCATCGAGAATCTATTCTTTGCAAG CTTCCACAAAAAGGGAGACTGCTCAGCATCTGTCAGCTGCATATGGAGAAGCTGAATATTTTCCGGCACATGTATCCCGGCATCGCATGGGAGAGATTCCCCCCTCTTTACAAAGAGTTGTTTGTTTCCGAGACAGAGAACCCTTGA